One Janthinobacterium sp. TB1-E2 genomic region harbors:
- a CDS encoding ABC transporter permease, whose product MMKRFAHGAAVPVAVLLLWQAMSTFGWINPQILPSPVAVVVKWYEYLIPMEAYTPEAGNYLVWMFSGELPHDAWASLSRVLGGFAIGAGLALPLGLLMGTNKTIYKLFDPLVQVLRPIPPIAYIPLAILWFGLGNPPAFFLISIGSFFPVLMNTIAGVRQVDGIYIRAARNLGASQMTMFRRVILPAATPYILAGARIGMGTAFIVVIVAEMIAVNSGLGFRILEAREYFWSDKIIAGMFTIGLFGLAIDIAMNALNNHLLQWHRGLEH is encoded by the coding sequence ATGATGAAACGCTTCGCGCACGGCGCCGCCGTGCCCGTCGCCGTGCTGCTGCTGTGGCAAGCCATGTCCACGTTCGGCTGGATCAACCCGCAAATCCTGCCCTCGCCCGTCGCCGTGGTCGTGAAGTGGTATGAATACCTGATTCCCATGGAAGCGTACACGCCCGAAGCGGGCAATTACCTCGTGTGGATGTTCTCCGGCGAATTGCCGCACGACGCCTGGGCCAGCCTGTCGCGCGTGCTGGGCGGCTTTGCCATCGGTGCCGGCCTGGCTTTGCCGCTAGGCTTGCTGATGGGCACCAACAAGACCATCTATAAACTGTTCGACCCGCTGGTGCAGGTGCTGCGCCCGATTCCGCCGATCGCCTACATTCCGCTGGCAATCTTGTGGTTCGGCCTGGGCAATCCGCCCGCCTTCTTCCTGATCAGCATCGGCTCCTTCTTCCCCGTGCTGATGAATACCATCGCCGGCGTGCGCCAGGTCGACGGCATCTATATCCGCGCCGCACGCAACCTGGGCGCCAGCCAGATGACGATGTTCCGCCGCGTCATCCTGCCGGCCGCCACGCCGTACATCCTGGCCGGCGCGCGCATCGGCATGGGCACGGCCTTCATCGTCGTGATCGTAGCGGAAATGATCGCCGTCAACAGCGGCCTCGGTTTCCGCATCCTGGAAGCGCGCGAGTACTTCTGGTCCGACAAGATTATCGCCGGCATGTTTACCATCGGCCTGTTCGGCCTGGCCATCGATATCGCCATGAATGCCCTGAATAATCATTTGCTGCAGTGGCACCGCGGCCTGGAACACTGA